Proteins encoded within one genomic window of Humulus lupulus chromosome 1, drHumLupu1.1, whole genome shotgun sequence:
- the LOC133834500 gene encoding large ribosomal subunit protein eL21x/eL21w-like, with product MGNRVCPLCEFNGAIHKGMPHKFYHGRTGRVWNITKRAIGMEINKQVGNRIIKKRIHVRVEHVQPSRCTEEFRNRKLRNDKLKAEAKLKGEAISTKRQPEGPKPGFMVEGAQLETVTPIPYDVVNDLKGGY from the exons ATGGGCAACCGAGTCTGTCCATTATGTGAA TTTAACGGCGCCATTCACAAGGGTATGCCCCACAAGTTCTACCATGGCCGAACTGGGCGTGTCTGGAACATCACCAAGCGCGCTATTGGCATGGAGATTAACAAGCAGGTTGGGAACCGCATCATTAAGAAGAGGATTCATGTTCGTGTGGAGCATGTCCAGCCCTCTAGATGCACTGAGGAGTTCAGAAACAGAAAGTTAAGGAACGATAAGCTCAAGGCCGAGGCCAAGTTGAAGGGTGAGGCCATCAGCACCAAGAGGCAGCCAGAGGGTCCCAAGCCAGGTTTCATGGTCGAAGGAGCTCAGTTGGAAACTGTCACCCCCATTCCTTATGATGTTGTCAACGATCTCAAGGGTGGTTATTAG
- the LOC133834490 gene encoding protein EXPORTIN 1A-like, which produces MGVEYLTKISYVDDTEVFKVCLDFWNSFVLELFEAHHNLDNPAITTNMMGLQMPLLPGMVDGLGSQLMQWRQLYAEPMSKLRMLMISRMAKPEEVLIVEDENGNIVRETMKDNDVLVQYKNMRETLIFRELRMATNNFSSKYLVG; this is translated from the exons ATGGGTGTTGAATATCTTACCAAAATTTCATATGTGGATGACACAGAAGTTTTCAAG GTTTGCTTAGACTTTTGGAATTCATTTGTGTTGGAACTATTTGAGGCACACCACAATTTGGATAATCCTGCTATAACGACAAACATGATGGGGCTGCAG ATGCCTTTGCTACCTGGTATGGTTGATGGCCTTGGATCACAACTGATGCAGTGGCGGCAATTATATGCTGAGCCAATGTCAAAGTTAAGAATGCTTATGATTTCTCGTATGGCCAAGCCAGAAGAGGTTCTCATAGTGGAAGATGAAAATGGCAATATTGTTCGTGAAACCATGAAGGACAATGATGTTCTCGTGCAATATAAG AACATGAGGGAGACTTTGATATTTAGAGAGCTTCGgatggcaacaaacaacttcagcagcaagtacttggttggatga
- the LOC133777708 gene encoding protein EXPORTIN 1B-like, whose amino-acid sequence MFNVQILKHDWPARWQSFIPDLVSAAKTSETICENCMAILKLLSEEVFDFSREEMTQSKIKELKQSLNSEFQLIHELCLYVLSASQRTELIRATFSTLHAFLSWIPLGYIFESPLLETPLNFFPMPSYRNLTLQCLTETMIPLNTNIPEAYAIGSSKEQAFIQNLALFFTSFYKGFNKIIWNHIASLSNIKDLKLLFKYIATFTA is encoded by the exons ATGTTTAATGTACAGATTTTGAAGCATGATTGGCCAGCAAGATGGCAAAGCTTTATTCCTGATCTTGTTTCAGCTGCTAAAACTAGTGAAACAATTTGTGAGAATTGCATGGCTATATTGaag CTTCTAAGTGAAGAGGTGTTTGATTTCTCAAGAGAAGAGATGACTCAAAGTAAGATAAAGGAGCTTAAACAATCATTGAACAG TGAATTTCAACTCATTCATGAGCTATGCTTATATGTACTATCAGCCTCTCAAAGAACTGAGCTTATACGTGCAACATTCTCCACATTGCACGCATTTCTCTCATGGATTCCCCTGGGATATATATTTGAGTCTCCATTG CTTGAAACGCCGCTGAATTTTTTCCCCATGCCATCGTATCGGAATCTCACTCTTCAGTGTTTGACAGAG ACCATGATTCCTCTTAATACAAACATTCCTGAGGCTTATGCAATTGGTTCCAGCAAAGAGCAG GCTTTTATTCAGAATTTGGCTTTGTTTTTCACTTCATTTTATAAG GGATTTAATAAGATAATATGGAATCACATTGCTTCCTTGTCAAATATCAAAGATTTGAAGTTGCTGTTTAAATACATTGCAACATTCACTGCTTAA